From the Malaclemys terrapin pileata isolate rMalTer1 chromosome 13, rMalTer1.hap1, whole genome shotgun sequence genome, one window contains:
- the LOC128847989 gene encoding olfactory receptor 14A16-like — MANQTTMNEFFLMAFSDVRELQLLHFVVFLFIYIVSLSGNLSIIMAITLDCHLHTPMYFFLRNLSFLDICFISVTVPKSFINSLMNSSSISFQGCVAQLFLFMSFLATELFLLTIMAFDRYVAICNPLHYAMIINKRRCVKLACGSWMGGGLYSALHTANTFSSPFCGSIINQFFCDIQPLLRISCSESHTGEIALIVFGVCLASSCFALITLSYVQIFSTVQKIPSVEGRRKTISTCLPHLTVIVLFLTSGMFSYMAPTSDSALEQHLVAAFYSVVPPLINAIIYSLRNQEIKTALRKVMDRKLSLLICEEF; from the coding sequence ATGGCCAATCAAACCACCATGAATGAATTCTTTCTAATGGCGTTCTCTGATGTTCGGGAGCTGCAGCTTTTACACTTTGTGGTGTTTCTGTTTATTTACATTGTATCCTTGTCAGGGAATCTTAGCATCATCATGGCAATAACCCTGGACtgccaccttcacacccccatgtacttcttcctgagaAATCTATCCTTCTTGGATATTTGCTTCATTTCTGTCACGGTACCCAAGTCCTTCATCAACTCCCTCATGAACAGCTCATCCATTTCGTTCCAGGGATGTGTTGCACAGCTATTTCTATTTATGTCATTCTTAGCTACAGAGCTATTCCTCCTCACAATCATGGCTTTTGACCGATATGTTGCCATCTGCAATCCTCTCCACTATGCAATGATCATAAACAAGAGGAGGTGTGTTAAGTTAGCCTGCGGGTCATGGATGGGTGGTGGTCTCTATTCTGCTTTGCATACTGCTAACACGTTTTCATCACCCTTTTGTGGGTCCATTATCAACCAGTTCTTCTGTGACATCCAGCCATTGCTGAGGATCTCATGCTCTGAATCCCACACTGGTGAAATTGCACTGATCGTCTTTGGTGTGTGTTTAGCTTCAAGCTGTTTTGCTTTGATAACGTTGTCGTACGTTCAGATCTTCTCAACAGTGCAGAAAATCCCTTCCGTGGAAGGTCGCCGTAAAACCATCTCCACCTGCCTACCCCACCTCACTGTCATTGTTTTATTCCTCACCAGTGGCATGTTCTCGTACATGGCACCAACCTCCGACTCTGCTCTGGAGCAGCATctggtggctgcattttattCAGTGGTGCCACCCTTGATTAATgccatcatctacagcctgaggaaccaGGAGATAAAAACCGCCCTGAGAAAAGTTATGGACAGGAAGCTTTCCCTTTTGATTTGTGaagaattttaa
- the LOC128847990 gene encoding olfactory receptor 11A1-like has product MKPTTNKCHGNQTTITEFILLGLGTFPQLHILLFLLFLVIYIVTLAGNILIIALVVADQHLHTPMYFFLGNLSCLETSYTSAIMPRMLTNLLTGDRTISVHACLTQLYFFASLAGAECYLLSVMSYDWYLAICKPLHYSALMNGSFCIKLVAGTWIGGFMSVAFLISMMSQLTFCGPNEIDHFFCDFSPLMKLSCSDTHTLEVTAFINSSIFILLPFLLTLASYGSIISTILRIPSITGRKKAFSICSSHLIVVSIFYGTLVIVYLLSDSDALRDLNKVFSIFYGVLTPLVNPLVYSLRNKEVREALRKTVLSLQDHISMIGPLNIYKKSDSHK; this is encoded by the coding sequence ATGAAACCCACAACAAACAAATGCCATGGAAATCAAACGACCATCACAGAATTCATTCTCCTGGGATTGGGGACATTCCCTCAACTGCACATTCTTCTCTTCCTACTGTTTCTAGTGATATACATTGTGACTCTGGCCGGGAACATCCTCATCATTGcactagttgtggctgatcagcaccttcacacccccatgtacttcttcctggggaacttgtcctgcttagAGACCAGTTACACCTCGGCTATCATGCCCAGGATGCTGACCAATCTCttgactggggacagaaccatttctgtTCATGCCTGCCTCACACAATTatatttctttgcttctctgGCAGGTGCTGAATGTTATCTCTTATCTGTGATGTCTTATGATTGGTATTTAGCGATATGCAAACCTCTGCATTATTCAGCACTCATGAATGGCAGTTTCTGTATCAAGCTGGTGGCCGGGACATGGATAGGTGGATTTATGTCTGTTGCCTTCTTAATATCTATGATGTCACAATTAACATTCTGTGGGcccaatgaaattgaccatttcttttgtgattttagcCCACTAATGAAACTGTCCTGCAGTGACACCCACACCCTGGAAGTTACTGCTTTCATAAATTCCTCCATATTTATATTGCTTCCATTTCTGTTGACCCTAGCATCCTATGGTAgtatcatctccaccatcctgagaatTCCTTCCATCACCGGGAGAAAAAAGGCCTTTTCCatctgctcctctcacctcattgtggtgtCAATTTTCTATGGAACTCTAGTCATTGTATATTTGTTATCAGACTCTGATGCACTGAGGGACCTGAACAAAGTGTTCTCTATCTTTTATGGAGTCCTCACCCCATTGGTCAACCCCCTGGTATACAGCTTGAGAAACAAGGAGGTGAGGGAAGCCTTGAGAAAAACTGTCCTTAGTTTGCAAGATCATATCTCCATGATTGGtccattaaatatatataaaaaatctgactcacacaagtag
- the LOC128847986 gene encoding olfactory receptor 14A16-like, giving the protein MANHRGNEEEGVSELGWRFDAEHSLYKKKMGNQTTMIEFLLLGFSDVQELQILHFAVFLVIYLAALLGNFVIITVVAVNHHLHTPMYFFLSNLSFIDLLYISVTVPKSMVNSLCNTRVISLPECAGQLFSFVSLIATELIFLTIMAFDRYVAICKSLHYTITVNKNLCLKLACGSWVGCGLYSALHTVSTFSLPFCGSVINQFFCDIPPLLNLHCSKDNISETVMIALGLCLCFSCFALIAVSYVKIFSAILKIPSIQGRHKVFSTCLPHLMVVTLFLSTSIFVYIVPTSNSPSKQNLVVAVFYTVLPPLINPFIYSLRNQEIKKALGKLIGRNFHPNNKMSIPEEELCV; this is encoded by the exons ATGGCCAATCATAGGGGAAATGAGGAAGAGGGTGTATCTGAACTGGGATGGAGATTTGAT GCTGAGCACAGTTTATACAAGAAGAAGATGGGAAATCAAACCACCATGATagagttccttctcctgggattctctgatgttcaggAGCTGCAGATTTTACACTTTGCAGTGTTTCTAGTGATATACCTGGCAGCTTTGTTGGGGAACTTTGTCATCATCACAGTCGTAGCTGTCAATcaccaccttcacacccccatgtacttcttcctcagCAACTTATCATTCATAGACCTCCTCTACATCTCTGTCACTGTCCCCAAATCTATGGTCAATTCCCTGTGCAACACTAGAGTGATCTCTCTCCCTGAATGTGCTGGACAATTGTTTTCATTTGTTTCCCTGATAGCTACTGAACTAATTTTCCTCACTATTATGGCATTTGACCGCTATGTTGCAATATGCAAATCTCTGCACTATACGATCACTGTGAATAAGAATCTGTGTCTTAAGTTAGCCTGTGGGTCATGGGTGGGCTGTGGATTGTATTCCGCTTTGCACACTGTAAGTACATTTTCGCTGCCCTTCTGTGGTTCGGTTATCAACCAGTTCTTCTGTGATATCCCCCCACTGCTGAATCTCCATTGCTCCAAGGACAATATTAGTGAAACTGTCATGATCGCTCTTGGCCTTTGTTTGTGTTTCAGCTGTTTTGCTTTAATAGCTGTGTCTTATGTTAAAATCTTCTCTGCCATCCTGAAAATACCTTCCATTCAGGGTCGGCATAAGGTCTTCTCCACTTGTCTGCCCCACCTCATGGTCGTCACTTTATTCCTCAGTACGAGCATTTTTGTCTATATAGTGCCCACCTCCAACTCGCCATCTAAGCAAAACCTGGTAGTGGCTGTTTTCTATACTGTGCTGCCACCACTGATTAACCCtttcatctacagcctgagaaaccaAGAGATCAAAAAGGCCCTGGGAAAACTGATTGGGAGAAATTTTCATCCTAACAATAAAATGTCCatccctgaagaagagctctgt GTGTAA